Sequence from the Fusobacterium periodonticum 1_1_41FAA genome:
AAATAATTAATGGAGACAATGATGTTAAAGATAAGCTAAAAGTTGTTTTTGTTGAAAACTATAGAGTTACAGTTGCTGAAAAGATATTCCCTGCTGCAGATATTTCAGAACAAATTTCAACAGCTGGAAAAGAAGCTTCAGGTACTGGAAATATGAAATTCATGCTAAATGGAGCATTAACTTTAGGTACATTAGATGGAGCTAATGTGGAAATTGCAAAAGAAGCTGGGGAAGAAAATGAGTATATTTTTGGTATGAGAGTTGAAGACATTGATACTCTTATTAAAAAAGGATATGACCCAAGATTCCCGTATAATAATGTAAGCGGACTAAAGCAAGTTGTAGATGCTTTAATAGATGGAAGTCTTAGTGATTTAGGTAGTGGAATTTATAGAGAAATTCACTCTTTACTAATGGAAAGAGGAGATCAATATTTTGTTTTAGAAGACTTTGAAGATTATAGAAAAACTCAAAGAACTATAAATAGAGAATACAAAGATAAATATTCTTGGGCAAAAAAAATGCTAAAAAATATAGCTAATGCTGGAAAGTTCTCTTCAGATAGAACAATTTTAGAATATGCTAATGAAATTTGGAATATAAAAGAAGCAAAAATTTAATTTCTACACTATAAAGAGGTGATGTTTATGTCTGGGCAAATGGAACATTATTTATTTCATCGTGGAGAGTACAGACAAGCTTATGAATATTTTGGAGCACATCCAAATAGAAGTTCAACGATATTTCGTATTTGGGCTCCAACAGCAAAGTCAGTAGCTGTTGTTGGTGATTTTAATAATTGGAATGCTAGAGAAGAAGATTATTGTAAAAAAATAACAAATGAAGGTATATGGGAAGTTGAAATAAAGAAAGTAAAAAAAGATGCTGTATATAAATTTCAAATAGAAACTTCTTGGGGACAAAAAATATTGAAAGCAGATCCTTATGCTTTTTATTCAGAACTTAGACCTCAAACAGCCTCTGTAGTTAATGGAAAACCAAAATTTCGTTGGGGAGATAAAAAATGGCTTAATAATAGAGAAATAGGCTATGCTAAACCAATTAATATATATGAAGTTCATCTTGGTTCTTGGAAGAAAAAAGAAGATGGAACTTATTATAATTATAGAGAAATTGCTGAGTTATTGGTTGAGTACATGTTAGAAATGAACTATACTCATATTGAAATAATGCCAATAACAGAATATCCTTTTGATGGTTCTTGGGGCTACCAAGCTACAGGATACTATTCAGTAACTAGCCGTTATGGGACTCCAGAAGACTTTATGTATTTTGTAAATTATTTCCATAAGAATAATTTAGGAGTAATATTGGATTGGGTTCCTGGCCATTTTTGTAAAGATGCACATGGACTATATCGTTTTGATGGAAGTGCATGTTACGAATATGAAGATCAGAATCTTGGAGAAAATGAATGGGGTACGGCTAACTTTAATGTAGCAAGAAATGAAGTTAGAAGTTTTTTAGTATCTAATCTGTACTTTTGGATAAAAGAATTCCATATAGATGGAGTAAGAATGGATGCAATATCTAATATGCTTTACCATAAAGATGGAGTTAGTGAAAATAGAGCTTCTATTGAATTTTTACAATATTTAAATCAAAGCTTACATGAAGATTATCCAGATGTTATGTTAGTAGCTGAAGATTCTTCAGCTTGGCCTCTGGTAACAAAGTATCAGGCTGATGGTGGACTTGGATTTGACTTTAAATGGAATATGGGATGGATGAATGATACTTTAAAATATATAGAGCAAGATCCATTTTTTAGAAAATCACATCATGGTAAATTAACATTTTCATTTATGTATGCATTTTCAGAAAATTTTATATTACCATTATCACATGATGAGATAGTTCATGGTAAAAATGCTATTTTAAATAAGATGCCTGGTTATTATGAAGATAAATTAGCTCATGTCAAAAATTTATACTCTTATCAAATGGCTCATCCTGGAAAAAAATTAAATTTTATGGGAAATGAGTTTGTACAAGGTTTAGAGTGGAGATATTATGAGCAACTTGAATGGCAACTTTTAAAAGATAATAAAGGTTCTAAAGATATACAAAAATATGTAAAAGCTTTAAATACCTTATACCTAGAAGAAAAAGCACTTTGGCATGATGGTCAAAATGCTTTTGAATGGATAGAGCATGAAAACATAGATGAAAATATGTTAATCTTTTTAAGAAAAACTCCTGATACAGATGATTTTATAATAGTTGTGTTTAATTTCTCTGGAAAAGATCATGATAAATACCCTGTAGGAGTAAACTCAGAAGGGGAATATGAATGTATTTTAGATAGTAATGATAAGAAATTTGGAGGTTCTTATCAAGGAAAGAAAAAAAACTACAAAACTATAAAAAAATCTTGGAATAACAGAGAACAATGTATAGAAGTAAAGATTGCAAAAAATTCAACAATATTTTTAAAACATAAGAAGGGAAACGAGGAGGATTAGCTATGAAAAGAAAAAAAATGATTGCTATGATATTAGCTGGAGGACAAGGAAGTCGTCTAAAACAATTAACTGAAGACCTTGCAAAGCCTGCAGTAGCATTTGGTGGGAAATATCGTATAATAGATTTCACTTTAACAAACTGTTCTCATTCTGGGATAGATACTGTTGGTGTATTGACACAATATGAACCTCATATATTAAATAATCATATAGGAAGGGGTTCTCCTTGGGATTTGGATAGAATGGATGGTGGAGTTACTGTATTACAACCTCATACTAGAAAAAATGATGAAAAAGGTTGGTACAAAGGAACAGCTAATGCTATCTATCAAAATATAAAATTTATTGAAGAATACAACCCTGAATATGTTTTAATTTTATCTGGTGACCATATATACAAAATGAATTATGATAAGATGTTGCAATATCATATTCAAAAAAAGGCAGATGTAACTATAGGAGTTTTTAGAGTTCCTTTAAAAGACGCTCCAAGTTTTGGTATTATGAATACAAGAGATGATATGACTATATATGAATTTGAAGAAAAGCCTAAGGAACCAAAGAGTGATTTAGCTTCAATGGGTATATACATCTTTAATTGGGAAGAATTGAAAAAATACTTGGAAGAAGATGAAAAAAATCCAAACTCTGATAATGATTTTGGTAAAAATATAATACCTAATATGTTGAATGATGGTAAAAAGTTAGTAGCATATCCATTTGAAGGTTATTGGAGAGATGTTGGAACTATTCAAAGTTTCTGGGATGCACATATGGACTTATTATCAGAAAATAATGACCTTGATCTTTTTGATAAAAATTGGAGAATAAATACAAGACAGGGTATCTATACACCTTCATATTTTGAAACAGGTTCTAAAATAAAAAATAGTCTAATAGATAAGGGATGTCTTGTTGAAGGAGAAATTTATCACTCAGTTATATTTTCAGGAGTAAAGATAGGAAAAAATTCAAAAGTCATAGATTCTATTATAATGGCCGATACAGAGATAGGGGACAATGTAACTATTTGTAAAGCTATTATTGCAAATGATGTAAAAATAGCTGACAACGTGGTTCTTGGTGATGGAAAAGAGATAGCTGTTGTAGGGGAGAAAAAAGTTATAGAAAAATAGACGGAGGCTTGATTACTATGATAAGAAATTATATGGCAATAATTTATTTAGGAGATAATAAACAAAATATAAGTCCTTTAACAAAAGTTAGATCTTTAGCATCTATTCCTGTTGGAGGTTCATACAGAATAATAGATTTTGCTTTATCAAATGTTGTAAATTCTGGAATAAGAAATGTAGGTCTATTTTGTGGAAATGAAGAATTAAATTCACTTACAGACCATATTGGTATGGGGGCAGAATGGGATTTAGCAAGAAAAAAAGATGGTATCTTTATTTTCAAAAGAATGCTAGATGATGATCTTTCTCTAAATCAATCAAGAATTAGCAAAAATATGGAATACTTTTTTAGAAGTACACAAGATCATATAGTTGCTTTAAATGGACATATGGTATGTAATTTAGATATTTCAGATTTAATTGAAAAGCATAAAGAATCTGGAAAAGAAATAACTATGGTCTATAAAAAAGTAAAAAAGGCTAATGAACATTTTAATAATTGTTCATCTGTAAAGATTGATGAAAATAATCGTGTTATAGGAATAGGTCAAAATTTATTTTTTAGAGAAGAGGAAAATATTTCTTTAGATGCCTTTGTATTAAGCAAAGAGCTTATGTTAAAATTATTGATAGATAGTATACAAGAAGGAAAATATAATGTTCTGTCAGAAATAATTGCTAGAAAATTACCTTCTCTAAATGTTAATGCTTATGAATTTAAAGGTTATTTACAATGTATAAATTCAACTAAAGAATACTTTAATTTCAATATGAATATATTGAAAAAAGAAATAAGAGAAGATATTTTTGGTTTAAAGAGTGGAAGAAGGATTCTAACTAAAGTTAAGGACACCCCTCCTACTATTTTCAAAGAAACAGCTGAAGTAGAAAATTCATTAATTTCAAATGGATGTATTATAGAAGGTAAGGTAATAAATAGTGTACTATCAAGAGGTACTATTGTAGAAAAAGATGTTGTTTTAGAGGAATGTGTAATCTTACAAGATTGCCATATTAAGGCTGGTTCTCATTTAAAAAATGTAATAGTTGATAAAAATAATATTATCCATGAAAATGAAAAACTATCAGCTTCAGAGGAATATCCATTGGTTATAGAAAAAGGTATGAAGTGGAATACAAAGGAATATCAAGATTTGATGGATTATATTAAGAATAAATAAAATGGAGGGAAAAGAATGAAAATTCTTTTTGCAACAGGGGAAGCATTTCCCTTTATAAAAACAGGAGGCTTAGGAGATGTATCTTATTCTCTTCCAAAAGCTTTAGTACAAAAAGAAAAACTTGATGTGAGAGTAATTTTACCTAAATATAGCAAGATTTCAAATGAACTTTTAAAAGATGCTAGACATTTAGGTCACAAAGAAATTTGGGTTGCTCATCACAATGAATATGTAGGAATAGAAGAAGTGGAATTAGAAGGAGTAATTTACTATTTTGTAGATAATGAAAGATATTTTAGAAGGCTTAATGTTTATGGTGAATATGATGACTGTGAGAGATTTTTATTCTTCTCTAAGGCAGTTGTTGAAACTATGGATATTACAGATTTTAAGCCTGATATTATTCACTGTAATGACTGGCAAACAGCACTTATACCAATATATTTAAAAGAAAGAGGAATATATGATGTAAAGACTGTTTTCAGTATACATAACTTAAGATTCCAAGGTTTTTTCTATAACAATGTAATTGAAGATTTACTAGAAATAGATAGAGCTAAATATTTCCAAGATGATGGAATAAAATACTATGATATGATTTCATTCTTAAAAGCTGGAGTTGTATACTCTGACTATATTACAACAGTGAGTGCTAGTTATGCTGAAGAAATAAAAACTCCTGAATTTGGTGAAGGAATACATGGACTATTTCAAAAGTATGACTATAAGTTATCAGGTATAGTAAATGGAATAGACAAGGCTTCATATCCTTTATCTAAAAAAGCTCATAAAACATTAAAAGCTAATTTACAAGCTAAATTAGGTTTAGAGATTGAAGAGGCAACTCCTTTGGTTGCTATAATAACTCGTTTAGATAGACAAAAAGGATTGGATTTTATTCTTGAAAAATTTGATGAAATGATGACTTTAGGAATACAATTTGTTCTTCTAGGAACAGGTGAAAAATCTTATGAAAATTTCTTTAGATATAAAGAAAGTCAATACAGAGGCTATGTATGTTCATATATAGGTTTTAATCAAGAACTCTCTACTGAGATTTATGCAGGAGCAGATATATTCTTAATGCCTTCAGTATTTGAGCCTTGTGGACTTTCTCAAATGATAGCCATGAGATATGGTTGTATTCCTGTAGTAAGAGAAACAGGTGGACTAAAAGATACAGTTAAACCATATAATGAATATACAGGAGAAGGAGATGGTTTTGGTTTTAAACAAGCCAATGGAGATGATATGATAAAGGCATTAAGATATGCTGTTACTATGTATCGTAGACCAGAAGTATGGAAAGAAATTATTGCCAATGCAAAGAAAAGAGATAATTCTTGGAAAGAACCAGCTAAAAGATATAAAGAAATATATCAAAAATTATTAGAAAATTAGAATAAAGTTTAAAGGCTGTTGCAAAATTAAGTTTTAAATCTAAAGTAAAAAATAAGTGAGTTACGAATGGAAATTTTAGATAAAAAATCAAATAGAATGAGCCGAGCAAATGCAGGAGTGTCTGAACGAAGTGAGTTTCCTGATTTGCAGCGAATTCTTGATTTTTTATCGTTAAGAAATTTACTCAGTAACAAACTATTTTTTACTTTTTATTACTTTGCAACAGCCCTTTTTGTTTTAATAAGTAAAATTTTTGCTATTTTTTTCATATTAGTGTAAAATATAGGTGTTAAAATAAATTTTAAATGATGAGGGAAAGTGAAGTTATTATGACTAACAATGATTTTTTAAGAAGACTTAGATATGCATTAAATTTAAGAGACAGTAATACAGTACAAATTTTTAAAAAAGGTGGATTAACTGTTACAAGGGAAGATGTAATTAACTATTTAAAAAAAGATATTGATGAGGGTTTTAAAAAATTATCTAATAGTCATTTAATGATTTTTTTAGATGGATTAATTATCTATAAAAGAGGAGAAAAAAAGGATGCAGGTCCTAGTCCTAAAATAAAAATTACAAAAAATAATTTAAATAATATTTTACTTAGAAAATTAAGAATAGCCCTTGCTTTTAAAAGCTACGATATGATAGAAGTATTTAAACTAGGTGGTGTAGAAATTTCTGAAGCAGAATTGAATGCACTTTTTAGAAGTGAAGATCATAGAAACTACAAAGAATGTGGAGATAAATATATTAGAGTATTTCTAAAAGGTTTAATAGAGTATTACAGAGATTAAAAAATAAATTAAGGAATGGTTATGGATATAAAAGATAGATTTTCAGAAAAGAGTTTGCAAGTAATAAAAGAATATTTAATAGAAAACGACAATAAATCAATTATTTTTAAAGCAACTTTTGATGAAAATGAAGTTATTCAAGAGCCATTTTTTTTATCATTATATAAAAAGAAGACTTTTGAAGAGACTTTAACAAAAGTAAAAAGAGATGAAGTTGTAATAAGAATAACAAAGCCAAATCAATTGTATCCTAATGACTTAGAATTAGAGCTTTCAGAGGAATTATTTAATAGAAGAAATATAGCTTACTGTTTACTTAGCTCAGACCTAGATGATTTTTATTTTATTCAAGACATAGATAGAACTAATTTAGAAAAAATAGATATAGAAGATTATTTCTTAGAAGATGGTATATTAGTAAATGAAATAAAAGGCTTTGAACATAGACATGAACAAGAAGAAATGGCTAAAAATATTCAAAATTCTATCAATAATGATAAAAAAATAATAGTAGAAGCCGGGACAGGTACAGGGAAAACATTGGCTTATTTGATACCAGCAATTAAATGGGCTATTGCTAATAAGAAAAAAGTTATTATAGCTACTAATACTATAAATCTACAAGAGCAATTATTACTAAAAGATATTCCTTTAGCTAAATCAGTAATAAAGGATGAATTTACTTATGCTTTAGTAAAGGGTAGA
This genomic interval carries:
- the glgB gene encoding 1,4-alpha-glucan branching protein GlgB, with the translated sequence MSGQMEHYLFHRGEYRQAYEYFGAHPNRSSTIFRIWAPTAKSVAVVGDFNNWNAREEDYCKKITNEGIWEVEIKKVKKDAVYKFQIETSWGQKILKADPYAFYSELRPQTASVVNGKPKFRWGDKKWLNNREIGYAKPINIYEVHLGSWKKKEDGTYYNYREIAELLVEYMLEMNYTHIEIMPITEYPFDGSWGYQATGYYSVTSRYGTPEDFMYFVNYFHKNNLGVILDWVPGHFCKDAHGLYRFDGSACYEYEDQNLGENEWGTANFNVARNEVRSFLVSNLYFWIKEFHIDGVRMDAISNMLYHKDGVSENRASIEFLQYLNQSLHEDYPDVMLVAEDSSAWPLVTKYQADGGLGFDFKWNMGWMNDTLKYIEQDPFFRKSHHGKLTFSFMYAFSENFILPLSHDEIVHGKNAILNKMPGYYEDKLAHVKNLYSYQMAHPGKKLNFMGNEFVQGLEWRYYEQLEWQLLKDNKGSKDIQKYVKALNTLYLEEKALWHDGQNAFEWIEHENIDENMLIFLRKTPDTDDFIIVVFNFSGKDHDKYPVGVNSEGEYECILDSNDKKFGGSYQGKKKNYKTIKKSWNNREQCIEVKIAKNSTIFLKHKKGNEED
- a CDS encoding glucose-1-phosphate adenylyltransferase, whose product is MKRKKMIAMILAGGQGSRLKQLTEDLAKPAVAFGGKYRIIDFTLTNCSHSGIDTVGVLTQYEPHILNNHIGRGSPWDLDRMDGGVTVLQPHTRKNDEKGWYKGTANAIYQNIKFIEEYNPEYVLILSGDHIYKMNYDKMLQYHIQKKADVTIGVFRVPLKDAPSFGIMNTRDDMTIYEFEEKPKEPKSDLASMGIYIFNWEELKKYLEEDEKNPNSDNDFGKNIIPNMLNDGKKLVAYPFEGYWRDVGTIQSFWDAHMDLLSENNDLDLFDKNWRINTRQGIYTPSYFETGSKIKNSLIDKGCLVEGEIYHSVIFSGVKIGKNSKVIDSIIMADTEIGDNVTICKAIIANDVKIADNVVLGDGKEIAVVGEKKVIEK
- the glgD gene encoding glucose-1-phosphate adenylyltransferase subunit GlgD, whose amino-acid sequence is MIRNYMAIIYLGDNKQNISPLTKVRSLASIPVGGSYRIIDFALSNVVNSGIRNVGLFCGNEELNSLTDHIGMGAEWDLARKKDGIFIFKRMLDDDLSLNQSRISKNMEYFFRSTQDHIVALNGHMVCNLDISDLIEKHKESGKEITMVYKKVKKANEHFNNCSSVKIDENNRVIGIGQNLFFREEENISLDAFVLSKELMLKLLIDSIQEGKYNVLSEIIARKLPSLNVNAYEFKGYLQCINSTKEYFNFNMNILKKEIREDIFGLKSGRRILTKVKDTPPTIFKETAEVENSLISNGCIIEGKVINSVLSRGTIVEKDVVLEECVILQDCHIKAGSHLKNVIVDKNNIIHENEKLSASEEYPLVIEKGMKWNTKEYQDLMDYIKNK
- a CDS encoding glycogen synthase yields the protein MKILFATGEAFPFIKTGGLGDVSYSLPKALVQKEKLDVRVILPKYSKISNELLKDARHLGHKEIWVAHHNEYVGIEEVELEGVIYYFVDNERYFRRLNVYGEYDDCERFLFFSKAVVETMDITDFKPDIIHCNDWQTALIPIYLKERGIYDVKTVFSIHNLRFQGFFYNNVIEDLLEIDRAKYFQDDGIKYYDMISFLKAGVVYSDYITTVSASYAEEIKTPEFGEGIHGLFQKYDYKLSGIVNGIDKASYPLSKKAHKTLKANLQAKLGLEIEEATPLVAIITRLDRQKGLDFILEKFDEMMTLGIQFVLLGTGEKSYENFFRYKESQYRGYVCSYIGFNQELSTEIYAGADIFLMPSVFEPCGLSQMIAMRYGCIPVVRETGGLKDTVKPYNEYTGEGDGFGFKQANGDDMIKALRYAVTMYRRPEVWKEIIANAKKRDNSWKEPAKRYKEIYQKLLEN
- a CDS encoding DUF1456 family protein, with the protein product MTNNDFLRRLRYALNLRDSNTVQIFKKGGLTVTREDVINYLKKDIDEGFKKLSNSHLMIFLDGLIIYKRGEKKDAGPSPKIKITKNNLNNILLRKLRIALAFKSYDMIEVFKLGGVEISEAELNALFRSEDHRNYKECGDKYIRVFLKGLIEYYRD